The Vigna angularis cultivar LongXiaoDou No.4 chromosome 6, ASM1680809v1, whole genome shotgun sequence genome contains the following window.
AAGAAGACAAGCAAATATATTGGTTGAAAAGACAAAAGCCcatatctatctatctattcATTGTACAGAGTACAAGTATCTCAAGTAACTTTTGTTACCTGCCCTGCCCTGTTGCCCATAACCCGTGCTTTCATCGATATTGACCCAAACTGTGACTTCCTTCCTTGATGCAATGGCCTTTCCCAAATATAGCCATTGTGATTTTGTACCTGGGCTGTTCACATTTTGCTTCCCTAGCCACCTTTCTGTTCTCTTCATGCCCCCGTAATTCCGTAAACTTACATCGGGGATGGGGAAGAGAAAAGAGGTGACAATTATCCCCCCCTCCATTTTTTATCATGTTATCTGGTCATTTTTTGGGAGCCCTTTTGGTCAACTGACTACTACGCAGTGTGTATAATTTTGTATCCTCTTAATTATGAAagcatttttaaattataagttcatctagtttttaaaattatacattattaGTGTATGAAAAGTATTAATGCCGCATATCGGCTTGACTGGCCATTGTTCAGACAGACACGACTCAAGTTCAGCTTTGAACGCCAACGTTGCCCCAAAGGGGAGGAATTCCAAGCTTCTGCTATGGAATATGTTTGGATGGGGGCCAATCAGCAACAACGATATTCAGACTCGCATATGATAAATATTGGGATCTTGGAAGTTTTGTCGCTGGACCAAAGTCCATGTAAAGTGAGGACCTTTGCTGAGGTGATTAGCCAAGTTGAATTAAATTGACGTCATTTTTAGACGCTTACCATAAGTAGCGAGATTTCTGATGGATTTTTAGTAATTTGATTTACTGATCGAGTCACTTTTACCTCGGATCTGTACAAGAGTACATTCCTGATTTGTTTCGTCAATTATGGCCCAGGCTGTTATTTGTTTTTACcgaatttctttttctttttaggcTACTGAAGAGTTTAAAGAAAACTACACAAAAAAGGTCATGTATTTTCTGCGTTATTCGATTTGTCTGATGCATGCAGAGGCTGTACATTGGATTTGCTCTATCTACTATTTAGAGGAAACTTCAGTTCACTTCTATCCAATTTGACTGATATTACTACACTGATGTGGACTTATAAAAGTGCTAGTAAAATATActcaatataatttttgtatttaacgAAATATTAAGAACATAGCACTTATTTTCAAATGAAGAAGGGAATTAAAACACCAATGTTTAACTTTTCTGAACTTTGGATTACAGAATTTTAATtgctatattttataataaatttatatataatatttctaactgcattgcaatttttttttgaatcaCCGCGTCATTGTATTCAgttttttttgttcttcattTCATTCCATAACGTCTTTTGAGTGTATCATTTTATAGTTCTCTAGTTTATCAGTGGTCAAATTAATTTATGTcagattatatatgttttaatatttataaagatcTAAATGTTTGGTTTTAATAAGAAAAGATTTATCTGTGATCAAggagattttttttctctcaatgGGTAAAAGTTCACACTTTCATTGGTTAGGGTTAAACATGTTAtacgttttattttttattttttaaataatacttaatttttttgaaaaccGAGTTTAACCAAAACGAGTTAGTAACATAACGTTTTTTTAATATGGATTACAAATGTTTTAAGAAAATAGTCTTTTTATATTTGAGTAATTTAATATACAATATTTGATTAGGTGATAGTATGTAAACATGTAGGGGTTAAATGATCTGTATGCAtactttaattcaatttataattaaattatagtataaCACGATAgggttaatttttttactaaagcACATGATGTGTAGTGACatgatattataaaaattatttaaatttacataaatGTTTCCATTTaattacagtttttttttttggaaaattaaagtCACTAAAATttcttgtaattattttaaacattgacATTTAGATTGCTTTCTAATAAGCTAATGatgtaaaaaaagttatactGGGTGTATTACgattaaattctaaaatataaatattactcGTTACCAATACCTACTATTTCTCAGTCAGTATgaaactaataattttttagtaagAAGTATGAAACTAATCTGAATACACAATattcttttcaagataaaatacacaataaattttgaaagtaaGCTGAATATGATAAAACGAATATAATCTatcaataagaataaaatatactCGAACTGACATCAATTTGTTTTATCGGTTAATAAAAAGAACACTCattaaacttgtttttatagtttataaataaaaaaattaagaaacgaGGAATCCAGTGAAGGCTATATCAGAGTATCATGTCATCATCTAATAATAGTTGTTACACCAAATAAGATTACTAATTTAAGCAATACCTATTCTAAATGGTTTCAAAACGCATATCTTGtatttacaattaaaatattcttttaaagataaatttttatattccaTCTAAAAGGGaatatttgtaacatcccaaaaatataacaaatatatatattggtaGTCCACAATTTTGATATAACAGAACAGTTAGGAGTCAAACTTGTAGCTAAAGTCTTAATaattacagtcatcccaaaaatggctataatttaaaactttaaacacCCATAAGAGTATTTCAAGATagtaaaacttaattaagaaaTCCTAAACAAACTAAGCTGCAGCATCATCACCATCCAGGGCCTGCTCCAGGGGTACCTCAtccacctctgctcacatccaagtggatgatcattgcaacagaaacaCGACACAAACAACAGACAAACACAAGaagaagggtgagctagatatacaaaaatcatgttatacaGTCACACACACAGCATGCATAGTTCACTCAAAACATGGTAAATGACATTACAAGACTTGTTGCATTATAAACCGACTCGTTCGGACTAGAATGATtcccgagctatggcgggttatgcactcgtggtggcctctactgctttgcaaagccgttgccaatgggttccaccctaccacactcacaaagttagtccgttccgcgccctgtagcatactggaagcctccaagactagtacctcctgctactcctcaccacatggatcaatcctctctacttgagaatgaaagaccattggagcgtcaggaaaacccccaagactgagctaccatgcaaatcattctaaacattcaaggcaccaccatgaatcttctccttgaagatcatggaattacgtccaataacatagggcaccaccatgtaacctctctttgagatccatggaattacgtccataacatagggcaccaccatgggacctccctttgagatccatggaattacgtccatcaaccatactgtTACACTTACGCCAATCACAACTTTGTTTCATACATACTTCCAAACTATAATTCACACACAATACAACATACCCTCAATCATGTTGCAAAATCAAGCCACCCAAATCAGTTATATAGACATACATACATCCTGgcagtcaaacaacatcaaacaactCAAACAGATGAGGAAAAATGTGAAACTCACTGAACCAggtcgcacagcgcaccaggGTGCAAGGCAAGACAGCAAAAATCCGCACAGCGcatggtgcgctgagcgaattttcCTGACGGAGGGGGTGTTTTTCAGCTAAAATTCGCATAGCACACCACCCTTGGTGCACTAAGCGAATTTTCCTGACATGGGGACAactaaaattcgcatagcgcaccaagTCTGTGCGCTATGCTAAACTGAAAATTCTGATACACATTATCATATCCTAAACCCTCGCATAACGCCCAAAATTCACTATTCGAATTAATTTGGCTAATTTCCCAAGCTAGCAACAGTCGTAAAGCGACTACATTCGCTACGCGACTTaccaaacagagagcaaccctctgTTATAATTCGCATCGCGCATAGAGTCACTATGCGAATGCCCTGGCAGAGAGCACCTCGCCAGGGCGACTCGCTGTGCGAAAGGCTTTGCTCTGCGAATCTGCAGAATTTCATTCTGCAGATTTGCACAACTCAACCACTCCAAACTCATTTTAACCATTTTGGTGAACTTCTAACACCCCCAACTCGAAgtatatattgaattaaacaTGTCTAACTGATTCTAACCCTTCCTAAAATCTTTTTAAAGTGATTAAGATcaagttttatcttttaaaacatcaatttcTATACTTAAGGACCAAATTTCGGTTTTACCACTTTTAACATGTTCTAGTCCAGTTTTATGAtcctaacaagtcacaaatgattTGCCTTAGATATCCCAACAACCCAAATGTGCCCAAAACCCCTActtcccaaaatcactacctcacttcctctcaaggTCACCTAAAGCACTACCAACCCTCTTAACTTTCAACTTACAGCTGCTACCTCAGATTTCACCCAGCCAATATTCTCATTGCAGTCACACAACACGTTAAAATCAGCTCACAAGCATTCATTCACAGGTTCACAGATGAACATATCAGCACATATTATTCCATACACTTAAAACTTATAAACGTAACTCAAACAACACAATGATGCATAACTTAGTCCATACACCCAACATATAACAATTCATAAGAAAGTactctagctccccttaccttagagTTGAACAACACAGCTCACACACGCGTCTCTAAAGTACCTTGCATTGTGAAAATGACTCAACAGGACCCTACGGTTCACCATTCAGTGATCAAGAACGGTTCTCAAAACCTAATTTGAGATAGAAAGTGAAGGAAGAACCACTAATCACATGCAAAGTAGAATACTTGCATGTTCACAGCCCTAGAAACcacagagaaagagaagaacacTCACCAGCTGAAACGAGAAAGTAATCAGTGATACTTGAAGCTCTCGGCGTCAGGAGTACCTAGGCACCACCTAATCAGACATGCAACGACTGAATGAGAAGGagtggtagagagaaggaggagaaaatgaagaacaagtgGTCTAGAGAGAGATAAGGGCTGAGCTACTGAACCAGCTGCtggaaaatttactttttaagcTTAACGAGTTTTAAGAGCCTGACTTCATTAATCCAGAGTACCTATCAGCTCTTGCCACCTATTTTCAGGCCCTCACAATATTTTTGtcgttaaatatatatattttttgaataaatatgttaaaaatctTGACCTCTCtgtattttccaaaattttgattacactatttttttttcttataatacggtgagttaaatataataaggtgattattaaaaatataaaattatatattgtggaaaatttaaaaagaaaagaaaaagtagaattGGGGGTGGAAAGTTTGTGACGAAGCTGGAGCATAGAGTTTGAAAAGGTGGCTGAATATTTAAGAAGAACACGGGCCCACAATAGAATTAACTGAATAACAATACTAGTGAATCCACGAATATCCTCTCATATATTCTTCACAAACACTGACTATTCTATATAAACACAAACACCTCTTAAATTCCACACAACAGAAAATGCACCAAGAAGAAGCAGCCCCCAAAAAACAACAATACCAAGCGTTGGAAGAAATCGGTCGAGGCAAATTCGCCACCGTCTTCCGCTGCTTCCACCCTTCCTCCAACCAATTCTACGCTCTCAAACTCATCAACAACCGCCTCCTCACCGACGCCACCGACCGTCACTGCCTCGAAGTGGAGGCCAAGGCCATGACCTTCCTCTCTCCCCACCCCAACATTCTCAAAATCATCGACGCCTTCCAAGACGCCCACACCTCCACCATCATTCTCCAGCTCTGCCAGCCTCGCACCCTCTTCGACCGCATCGCCGACGGCCCTCTGCCGGAGTCCCACGCCGCCTCCCTCACCAAACAGCTCCTCGAAGCCCTCACCCACTGCCACGCGCTCGGCCTCGCCCACAGAGACATCAAACCCGAAAACCTCTTGTTCGACGAAGCCAACAACCTTAAACTCTCCGACTTCGGCTCCGCAGAGTGGTTCGGTGAGGGCAGGAGCATGCGCGGCGTGGTGGGCACCCCTTATTACGTGGCGCCTGAAGTGATCATGGGGAGAGAGTACGACGAGAAAGTCGATGTTTGGAGCTGTGGGGTTATTCTTTACACAATGTTGAGTGGCATTCCACCCTTCTATGGCGACTCTGCTGCAGAAATTTTCGAAGCTGTTTTAAGGGCTAATCTTAGGTTTCCTTCCACAATTTTTAGGTCTGTGTCTCTTCAGGCTAAGGATCTTCTTAGGAAGATGATCTGTAGAGATCCCTCTAGACGTATATCTGCACTTCAAGCATTGAGTATGTTTATTCCTTTCAATCTTCTAAATTAAAGTTATGATTCTTCTGTTACGCTATTAATTTATGTGTTATTTATTTGGTTCCAGGACATCCATGGATTTTGAGTAGTGCTGATCTTTCTTGAAGACTGCAGCTTCCAACTTTTTCATCCATTTTTGTACAAATTATAGAGAAAAACAGAAACTCTTGGGTTATTTGTAGCCATGTTTGTGTTCAAATTACTTCCATGaacacttattttaatattttaaaatatattaaaaaggtttttagaatattataataatgtatttttaatgtttagtaCAACACAAAAGATAAATCAAGAACTCTTATATATGAAAGCTTTTATGGTTTGATTTGAGTAGTCTATGCTATTAGTTTTGTAAATTGTaaattctatattaattaaagtatataagtagATGTTAACTCATTTTACAAGTCAATTATTTGTAAgattagataaattaaaaatagttgaataattgacttgtaaaattacattttgaaaattaatttccGTTTGTTTTTTTAACAGCCCTTTTAAATAGCTTTTTAAAGTAGGATTTCATTTCGCTTCCTACTTAAAAGGAAAACTATAAGTATTTATCATTGGCATTATTGAAAAATACCAATATTAGTTCGATTGAAAGTTTCCGACCTTGGAGAAAATCAAACTTAAAaagtcttttattatttatatattgtttaatttatctatttttatgatataaaatttcATGTTTACAATTTTGACTAAGTTGATTCAATGGGTTGACCTAATGGTTAAATATTGTGTATAATGATTAAATACATTGCATTCCCACATACTTTACGAGGATCTTAACGCCAAGATTAGATTCTATCTGACTATTGTATTTAAGAATTCGacacaaaaaaaatctaaatacaaGTGTcacattgttttaatttttttgataaatttaatttctcagtactaataaaaaattaatattcaaagataattttaaactgaaatatttattaaaaaaatcttaattttttaaattttagttatattcaACCCGTTTTCAACGGGATCAACTGACGCAATTCATTTTCGACATACTAGTAACGAATTGCAATTCTATCatctataattattattagtccTATAACCACGTTATAAACATTGgtaattgtaaaataaaataacttacaTATCTCAGTAATTTGGTAACAATTATCCACTAAACACATTTAACCCTTAGCACTGCATGgacaaatttataaatgtataaattctatactttttatttttaaaaaacatttatggtcagatacaataataacaaaatataggAATAGATACATAAGACCAACTCTATTTATGCCAAAAAAAATGTAGTATTAATTTTTatcgtatttattttttactttccttatatttatttcttcgttttcttttatgattctAAACTATAGTAATTTATTGCATGAAAATTGTTTCGACTGGATCCGGGCGGACCCTGTTAAAACACACTAACTTACTGTTGAAGATGGACGGGCGAACGACGAAGATGCACGGACCGAGCGGACGTCCTGCTGAATCCCATGAACCGAAGGAAGCGGCACTGGCGGGGCGGCACAAAGATGGACGATCGCTGCTCCACACTCCCAGTTGgggaggggccgggtacctgctaaaggcactccgacgctcaagtcagtaatatgacagagcgatTGTGATGCGTGTATGCATCGTTATTCAAGTTGGTCCAGAgttcatacctgagacctttatttatagtgaattgtaatgggcttttaccttttgggggcctggaaacggcccaataataccttaatctttATTTAGGAATTTAACGTGTCATTAGCATTTAACCGTGTAATCAGCAAAGTGCGTCGGTTGGGGATGATGGTCGGTCAGGGATGTTACCCTAGGtgggcgtccagctcttgggcggacgtcaaatccttgggcggacgtccaatcgttgggcggacgtccaatccttgggcgaacgtccagctcttgggcgaacgtcccatcttgggcgaacgtcccattttgggcggacgtccagctcttgggcgaacgtccactcctTGGACGTCCAATCCTTGGGCGAACATGCATTTACTAGATGGCTGGGCGCTCGGTCTATGCCGTGAGGTCTTATtagtacataagccccccaagcccgagcataattttattgtgCAAAGGGATATTTTGGATGGCCCCCGAATTGCTGGGTTGTCGTGGAGGTCGACCTGGCGTACCTTGCAGGACAAGTGGCCGAGCGGTTGATTGACGTCCTCCTACTTTAGATTGATGATAaatgccagattcggctaagTCATGGACGACCTGTCATTGATGATGAGTGCCAGATTCGGccaagttatggacggccggtcATTGATGATGAGTGCCAGATTCGGccaagttatggacggccgatCATTGATGATGaatgccagattcggctaagttatggacggccggtcaattgctgaatgccagatttggctaagttatggacggccggtcaattgctgaatgccagatttggctaagttatggacggccggtcaattactgaatgccagatttggctaagttatggacggccggttGATTGTTGaatgccagattcggctaagttatggacggccggtcaattgctgaatgccagattcggctaagttatggacgacCGGTCaattgctgaatgccagatttggctaagttatggacggccggctctttgcttcgtcgcccaaccaagctgagagttgttctcgttggaacactctttttcaccagcttggtcttactgggatggacggtccttcgctttcttgcccggccaagctgagagttgttctcgttggaacactctttttcaccagcttggtcttactgggatggacggtccttcgctttcttgcccggccaagctgagagttgttctcgttggaacactctttttcaccagcttggtcttactgggatggacggtccttcgctttcttgcccggccaagctgagagttgttctcgttggaacactctttttcaccagcttggtcttactgggatggacggtccttcgctttcttgcccggccaagctgagagttgttctcgttggaacactctttttcaccagcttggtcttactgggatggacggtccttcgctttcttgcccggccaagctgagagttgttctcgttggaacactcttttttaccagcttggtcttactggga
Protein-coding sequences here:
- the LOC108345147 gene encoding phosphoenolpyruvate carboxylase kinase 2, which gives rise to MHQEEAAPKKQQYQALEEIGRGKFATVFRCFHPSSNQFYALKLINNRLLTDATDRHCLEVEAKAMTFLSPHPNILKIIDAFQDAHTSTIILQLCQPRTLFDRIADGPLPESHAASLTKQLLEALTHCHALGLAHRDIKPENLLFDEANNLKLSDFGSAEWFGEGRSMRGVVGTPYYVAPEVIMGREYDEKVDVWSCGVILYTMLSGIPPFYGDSAAEIFEAVLRANLRFPSTIFRSVSLQAKDLLRKMICRDPSRRISALQALRHPWILSSADLS